From the Clostridia bacterium genome, the window TGTTTTTCCGGTCGAGGCCTGGTTTAGCGCCCGATAGAAAGCCTGCTCGACCTCGCGTTTTGCTTCGCTCAGAGGCAGAGGCGGTATCGTCGTCATGTGCCCCAGCATTGAGGCCAGCGTGAAATATGCGTGCCGGCACTGATGCATGAAGTCCACCGGATACTCTGGCTTACGGGCACGAGCCGCTACGGGATCAGCATCCAGCAGATAGGCGACATCCGGCTTTGGAACGAAGCGGTCGACGGCGCGAATGAACGCCCGCGTCAGCGTGCTCTCGATCGGCAGGTTCGCCAATTCGTCGTAAATGTAGCGGTCCATCACGACTACGTCCACGCGCGCGCGTCGCGCCCTGACTACGACCATGCGCAGATGGATGGCGTCGACCAGATATAGGCCGTGCCGCGCGATGCTCAGATACCAGGCGCGCACATTCTTATCGCGGCGATCTACCGGCTTATCCGGCGCGCCAATGCCTTTCTCGCTTTTGTAAACTCTGTGGACAAAGCCTTCGCGATAGCGCTTGCCCACCACTACATCGTCCCAGAACGCGAGTAGCTTGTTCGAGAGCCCCAGATTGCCAAGTACCTCTCGCAGGTTTTCGATCTGGGTGCTCTTCCCAGACCCGTCGAGTCCGGAAAAGCTGACCAGCATTGGGCGGCGGAGCGGCTGTGCTTTCGTGGCCATAGTTCCGCTCCCTAGCGTCCGCTGTTCGGAGGCGTGCTTGAGGTGCCTTTGCTCAACGCATACACGGTGCCGATCGCTGCGCCCGCCGCGGCGATTGCGCCCAACTTGATCAGGAGCGCGCGCACCTGGCGCTGTTTAGCGGGGGCAATCGCGCTGCCTGCCGGACGCGACGCACTGCCACCGCTGGTCCGCACTCCCTCTGCTGCGGCCGCGCCCAGCGGCTCACGCCGTTGCTGTTGCTGCTGCGTGGTGGGTTGCTGTACCGGAGTTGTCGTCGGAGTGGGCTGCTGCTGAACCGTGGAGCTCGGAGCATCGGGGGGCGTCTGGGCAGGCACGGGCGTAAGCGGACCCTGCGAAGGATCAATGGTCGTCCCGCGGTTCGGTTGCTGCTGTGGAACCTGCTGCGCCGGAACGGTCTGTGGCTGCTGCGCATCTTGTGCCAGCGCCTGTGCCGCTTCTGGCGCACCGCACATTGCGAAAGCGACTACCGCAATCATCCAGCGAGTGAGAAACATTTTCGGAAACTTCATCGGGAACACTCCGGCCAAAACACTTGGGACTGCGCCTGCTACTTCGAGCCGCGCGCAATTTTCTGCGCGGATACTCCGTCGTAGGAAGACGATTGAGCGGCTATCGTTTTCGCATCCGGCATCGAGATGAGGCGCACGTCCGCTTCCCTGTCGTACCAGAAATTGCGTATGCGGTTCCGGGCGTACCGCAACAGTGTCGTGAAATTCGTCTCGTACCAGCAGGACTCGCGCATATGCGGTGACAAGCCACACATGATCCGGAAGCGGTTCTGCAACAAGTTGTGCGACGCCAGTAAGGCCGCTGCCATGCGGTGATTGCCTTCCAGGATCGTCATTGG encodes:
- a CDS encoding thymidylate kinase, with amino-acid sequence MATKAQPLRRPMLVSFSGLDGSGKSTQIENLREVLGNLGLSNKLLAFWDDVVVGKRYREGFVHRVYKSEKGIGAPDKPVDRRDKNVRAWYLSIARHGLYLVDAIHLRMVVVRARRARVDVVVMDRYIYDELANLPIESTLTRAFIRAVDRFVPKPDVAYLLDADPVAARARKPEYPVDFMHQCRHAYFTLASMLGHMTTIPPLPLSEAKREVEQAFYRALNQASTGKTAELDTASAA